The DNA region GAAACTGCCCGGTGCCGGCCCGAAAACGCGAGACGTCTCCGTCCCGACATAAGGGTTCCAGTCGGGGGCCTCATCACGGGCGGCCAGCGCGCGGATCGCTTGGTTGAACAGCGCTGAGAGGGTTGGAAACACGTCCCGGAACAGGCCTGAGACCCGCAGGGTCACGTCGATGCGGGGGCGATCAAGCTCGGCGATGGGCAGGACCTCGATGCCCGAGACGCGTTCAGATCCCGCATCCCAGATCGGACGCACGCCCAGAAGCGACAAAGCCATGGCGAATTCCTCGCCGGCCGTACGCATGGTGGCCGAGCCCCAGAGATCGACGATCAGGCCCTTGGGCCAATCGCCCTCATCCTGTAGATGGCGGCGCATCAACTCTTCGGCCAGCGCCTCACCCTGGGCATAGGCCGCGCGGGTGGGCACCGACCGCGGGTCGGTTGTGTAGAGATTGCGGCCCGTTGGCAGCACGTCCGCCCGACCCCGGTACGGAGAGCCGGAGGGGCCTGCCGCGATGCGCCTGCCGTCCAGCGCGGCCAGAAGACTTTCGCGTTCCGACCGGGCTGATGCAGCGCTGTCGAAGGCAGATTGGCCGGGCTCCGGCTGGCCCCAGACATGGAGACCGTCACCGAACTGGCTGTCCTTCACATCGCAGACGAACCGGTCGATCCGGGTGATCGCCTCGGCGGAGCAGGAGGCTGCGGCGAGGCCCAGATCCCCCTCCACGCCAAGGGCTTGGGCTTCGGCACGGATGTCATCCTGTAGGCGGTCGCGGCGTTTGGGATCCAGTCCATCGGCGTTAGAAAACTCGTCCAGCAGCGCCTCCAACCGCACAAGCCGGGTCGGCGTTTTGGAAGCCTTCATGGGGGGCGGGATATGGCCCAAGGTGACGGCACCGATGCGGCGCTTGGCCTGCGCGGCCTCGCCGGGGTCATTGACGATGAAGGGATAGATGACGGGCAGCGCACCTGTCAGGGCGTCTGGCCAGCAGGTGCGGGAGAGCGCGACCGATTTTCCCGGCAGCCATTCCAGCGTGCCATGGGCACCGATGTGGATCAGGACATCAGCGTGGCACTGCATCCACAGGTAGAAGGCGACGTAGCCGTGGCGCGGAACGCGGGCGAGATCATGGTATTCGGCGTCGCGAAGCGCAGGCGTTCCGCGTTCGGGTTGCAGGGCCACGAGGGTTTTCCCACGGCGCAGGATCGGGAGGGCCAGCCCCTCCTCGGTCGCTGTCGCGTCCTCCTCGCAGCTGCCCCATGCGACGTGGAGCGCGTCCTGGAGAGTTTGGGGAAGGGTTGCGAGGGCAGCCTTGTAGGTCTCGAACGGCCAGATGAGTTGAGCGTCTTGCAGGTCTTCTCCGGCGACGTTGCCAAGGGCGTCATGGCCCGCATCCGAGAGGTCCCGCAGGATCGCGTTGGCCGACGCAATAGCGTCCAGCCCCACGGCATGGGCCGCGTTCCATGACCGTCCGGGATAGGTGGAGAGGACCAGCGCCGTGGCGCGGTCCGTCTTCGGTTTTGTCGCCAATGCGTGCCAGGAGGCGATGCGGTCCACAAGGTGGGTGATACGGTCCGGTTGGGCCTTATGGGCATAGCGCGCGAATTGCAGGTCCGGATCGCGCGCGTCGGGTTCTTTGAACGACGCGACCCCGGCGAAGATGCGACCGTCTACCTCTGGCAGGACCACGTGCATGGCAAGATCAGCGGGGGACAGGCCTCGTTCTGCCTCAACCCAAGCCTCCTCTCCGGATGTGGCAAGCGCGACCTGAAAGACCGGGACGTCTGCTGCATCCAAAGGCGACGCGCCGGAGGCTCCTTTGCCGGAGAAGGACGTCGCGTTGACGATCACGACCGGGGACAGATGCGTCACCTGCCGGACCGTCCACTCAGCGGCCATCGGCGCTTTGAGCGAGGGCGCGAAGAGGCCCATCACAGAAAATCCCTTGGCCCGGAGCGCGGTGAACAGGGCACGGATCGGAGCAAGGTCGGCGGAGACGAGGTAGGACCGATAGAAGGTAACCAGGATCAGCGGTGCGTTCCCCTGCCCCGCGAGCACTGGGCAGCAGAGGCCATCTTCCGGGGTCCAACCCCCGATCATCGGCAAGCCCTTTGCCCCTTTCACCGGTCCCGCATACAGACCGGATGCCAGCGCCATCTGCGCCAGCGCCGCTTGGGCCGCCACTTCCCCGCCCGCGTCACATAAATGCTGAAGACGACGGAGGGTGGAAACCGGCAGGGTGGAGATGTCGTCGAGCCGCGTATCCTCGCGGCCATCGGCGGGAAGGACGGCCAGAGCGATACCTTTGGCCCGGCACAGCGTTTCAATCTGTTGCAGACCGTAGGGCCAATAAGGCACGCCACCGATCAGGCGGATCAGGATGCCCTTGGCCGCGCTCAGGGTCTGCTCAATGTAGGTGTCGACGGACAGCGGATGCTTCAGGGCGGCGATATTGGCCAGTCTCAGAGATGGCAACGCGCCGGCTGACCTGTGCCACCCTGCCGCAAAAGCACCCAGATCGGAATCCGACAGGGACAGAACCACCAGATCCGCCGGGGTTTGCGCCAGATCGGTCGGGGTTTCCGTCTCCTCCAACCCGTGGCTTTCGCGGAATACGACGTGCATCAGGATGCCTCGCCCGGGTGCAAGGTCATCTGCGTGCCAATGGCGGCCTGAGCGGTGGCTTTGTCGATGCCCGTCAGCAAGAGGCCGGTGGTGATTGGCTGGACCGCGGCGGGCAGGCGGGGGCTGATCATCTCAATTCCCGCAACGCGCGCCGTCACGCCACCGATCACAGCCGTGTGGCCCGGTCGGACGATACCTTCCAACTCCCCGACCACGACCACCACCCCACGGTCGCGGATCTCAAACACCGCCTCCACCCGACCTCGGGCCGGGCGGGGTGCCTCGGATGATGGGGTGCCCGGCATGTCGCGGTTACTCTGCGGCGGCCCGTGCCGGGGCGAGGATGGCACGGATTGCAGCGGGATCTACGTCATCATGCTCGGCAATCACCACGAGACGGCCCTGACGGGGGCGGTCCCCCCAGGGCTGGTCATATTGGTGGCGGACGCGGGCGCCCACGGCCTGCACCAACAAGCGCATCGGCTTGCCTGCGACGTTGGCATAGCCCTTCACGCGCAGGATATTCTGCGCATTCGCAAGCTCTTCGATGCGGGCCACGAGGTCCAACGGGTCTGTAACATCGGGGATGTCGACGACGATGCTTTCAAAATCATCATGCTCATGGTCGTCGTGACCGTCGTGGTGGGATGGGCGCGCGTCCATGTCATCTTCCGCCGCTGCCTCCAGACCAAGAATGACGCGGGGGTCCACCGCACCCTCGGCCACTTCGACGATCGGCAGCGGGCGCGGCGCTTCAGCGGCGATGATCTCTTTTGCCTTGGCCACCCCGTCCGGCCCCGCAAGATCAGGCTTGGTCAGCAGGATGATGTCAGCACAGGAGATCTGGTCTTCAAACACCTCCGACAAGGGCGTTTCATGATCTATGCTGTCATCGGCAAGGCGTTGCGCGTCCACCTTGGCCACATCGGGCGCGAACCGGCCAGCGGCGACGGCTTCCGCATCGGCCAGTGCAATCACCCCGTCCACGGTGATCTTGGAGCGGATATCAGGCCAGTCAAACGCCTTGAGAAGCGGTTTCGGAAGGGCCAGGCCGGACGTTTCAATCAAGATGTGCTCAGGCCGCGGGTTCAGCGCCATCAGCGCCTCAATCGTCGGGATGAAATCATCGGCGACCGTGCAGCAGATACACCCGTTGGCCAGTTCCATGATGTTTTCAGCCGGGCAATCGGGGATCGCGCAGCCTTTCAGGATCTCGCCATCGACGCCCACATCGCCGAATTCGTTCACGATCACCGCAAGCCGCTTGCCGCCGGGGTTTTGCATGAGATGCGAGATCAACGTGGTCTTGCCAGAGCCCAGAAAGCCGGTGACGACAGTAACGGGGAGTTTTGCGAGGTCAGCCATGGGTACAGGCCTCCTTTCCATTGATCGGCGGGATGCGCGCGATGCAGTTGCGTTTGAAATGTTCGGGGCGCGCACGCCACGGGATCAGGCCGTCTTGCGTGTCGTGATAAAGGGCAATCCCTTCGGCCAGCATGTCCGGATGCGACCCCTCCAGGAAATTTCCGTAAACATAGGTCCAGCGGGCATCGCCGCCCCGGATCGCCACGGAACAGCCGCTGTCGCAGTTCTGCAGGCATTCCATCGGACGAATCGTGACGCCTTCGGGCATCTCGCGCTGGATGAGAGCATTGTAGAGTTTCCGGCCCGGACGGTCGCCG from Jannaschia sp. CCS1 includes:
- the cobN gene encoding cobaltochelatase subunit CobN, producing MHVVFRESHGLEETETPTDLAQTPADLVVLSLSDSDLGAFAAGWHRSAGALPSLRLANIAALKHPLSVDTYIEQTLSAAKGILIRLIGGVPYWPYGLQQIETLCRAKGIALAVLPADGREDTRLDDISTLPVSTLRRLQHLCDAGGEVAAQAALAQMALASGLYAGPVKGAKGLPMIGGWTPEDGLCCPVLAGQGNAPLILVTFYRSYLVSADLAPIRALFTALRAKGFSVMGLFAPSLKAPMAAEWTVRQVTHLSPVVIVNATSFSGKGASGASPLDAADVPVFQVALATSGEEAWVEAERGLSPADLAMHVVLPEVDGRIFAGVASFKEPDARDPDLQFARYAHKAQPDRITHLVDRIASWHALATKPKTDRATALVLSTYPGRSWNAAHAVGLDAIASANAILRDLSDAGHDALGNVAGEDLQDAQLIWPFETYKAALATLPQTLQDALHVAWGSCEEDATATEEGLALPILRRGKTLVALQPERGTPALRDAEYHDLARVPRHGYVAFYLWMQCHADVLIHIGAHGTLEWLPGKSVALSRTCWPDALTGALPVIYPFIVNDPGEAAQAKRRIGAVTLGHIPPPMKASKTPTRLVRLEALLDEFSNADGLDPKRRDRLQDDIRAEAQALGVEGDLGLAAASCSAEAITRIDRFVCDVKDSQFGDGLHVWGQPEPGQSAFDSAASARSERESLLAALDGRRIAAGPSGSPYRGRADVLPTGRNLYTTDPRSVPTRAAYAQGEALAEELMRRHLQDEGDWPKGLIVDLWGSATMRTAGEEFAMALSLLGVRPIWDAGSERVSGIEVLPIAELDRPRIDVTLRVSGLFRDVFPTLSALFNQAIRALAARDEAPDWNPYVGTETSRVFGPAPGSFGVGIAPQIGDYSEAARAAAGAAWLAASSYALDGDTIRKDAEGLRRRVAQADAFVHLQDLPETDVLLAEDYATHEAGFLAAQSLTGGTATAYHLDVTNPAKPRARALTEEIARVVLARAANPDWITGMRRHGFRGAAEIAATLENMAAFAQLAPVVPSHLFDAYFEATLGQVDVTAFLSDANPHALAAMRDRFAQLHAVGLWQSRRNSILADLEAAE
- the cobW gene encoding cobalamin biosynthesis protein CobW is translated as MADLAKLPVTVVTGFLGSGKTTLISHLMQNPGGKRLAVIVNEFGDVGVDGEILKGCAIPDCPAENIMELANGCICCTVADDFIPTIEALMALNPRPEHILIETSGLALPKPLLKAFDWPDIRSKITVDGVIALADAEAVAAGRFAPDVAKVDAQRLADDSIDHETPLSEVFEDQISCADIILLTKPDLAGPDGVAKAKEIIAAEAPRPLPIVEVAEGAVDPRVILGLEAAAEDDMDARPSHHDGHDDHEHDDFESIVVDIPDVTDPLDLVARIEELANAQNILRVKGYANVAGKPMRLLVQAVGARVRHQYDQPWGDRPRQGRLVVIAEHDDVDPAAIRAILAPARAAAE
- a CDS encoding DUF1636 family protein, whose product is MAKENPPVLGERAPTEVLVCVKCLRGLEAPEDGDRPGRKLYNALIQREMPEGVTIRPMECLQNCDSGCSVAIRGGDARWTYVYGNFLEGSHPDMLAEGIALYHDTQDGLIPWRARPEHFKRNCIARIPPINGKEACTHG